CCTAAACATTTAACCTATGTAAGACAGGGAACAGGTTCTACGAGCAGTCTATTTCCCTTTTGTTCTAAAAAAAATCCAAAGAGACGTAGGAAAAAGCCCCTTTGGACGAGAAAAACTATTTTTTAAGAAACTTGCGCATTGAAATCATACTTCCCCAAACCCCAATACAAGCCCCAATCAAGACAAGCAGAAGGGAAAGTTGTAATGTGAATGGGAATACTGGTAGCAATTCAAACGTTTTATATGTTTTTGCCAAATCTGGCTGTACGGAATCAAACAGTAAAGCATACGTGCTTACAACAATAGCAATTGGGATAATAGAACCAAGTACACCAAGGAACAATCCTTCTAAGAAGAACGGCCATCGAATAAATGAGTTAGTAGCTCCTACAAGTCTCATAATCTCTATTTCAGATCTTCGAGCGATAATTGTAATTTTAATTGTATTTGAGATAAGGAACATTGCTGTAAATACAAGCCCAACAATTAGGACAATTCCAATGTTACGTGCTACGCTCACAACATCAAATAATTTATCAACGTATTCTTGTCCATATTCTACTTTCTCAATGTAATCTAACTTTTCAACTTTTTTGGCAACAGATTCTACATCTTTAGGCGAGTTAGGCTTAATAATATAAGCGGCATTTAATGGGTTTTGCTGTTTAAAAGGTTCGAAAACTTTACCTTCTTCTCCTAATCCATCAATAAGCTTTCGCAACTCTTCTTCCTTAGAAGAAAATTCGACAGTACCAACCTTCGGCACATTATTAAGCTGTTTTTCTAGGTCTTTAATGTTATCTGCTGTTGCTGTACGTTCGATATATGCGTTAATTTCCACATCGTTTTCGACTGATTTCGCAAAATGGTTAAGGTTTAACATTACAACTAAAAACACACCAACAAGCAGTAACGTAACCGTTACAGCACTTACAGATGCAAATGTCATCCACCCGTTTCGCCCAATGTTGCGGAATCCTTCACGAAAATGACGGGAAAGTGTCCTACCCTTCATAACCGTATTCCCCCCGCACTTCATCACGAATAATCTTACCGTCTTCAACTGCAATTACTCGTTTTTTCATAGTGTTTACAATGTCTCTATTATGTGTAGCCATGACAATGGTTGTTCCGTTCTTATTAATTTTCTCAAGAACGTCCATAATTCCCCAAGATGTCTCAGGGTCAAGATTTCCTGTCGGTTCATCCGCAATTAAGACCTTTGGGTTGTTTATAATTGCGCGCGCAATTGAAAGTCGCTGTTGTTCTCCTCCTGATAACTCAGCTGGAAGAGCGTCTTCGCGACCTTGGATTCCTACTAATTCAAGTACTTCTTTTACACGTTGTTTGATAACATCTTTCTCTGCTTCAATTACTTCTAACGCAAATGCTACGTTTTCAAATGCTGTTAGCTTGGGAAGAAGCTTAAAGTCTTGGAACACAAC
This window of the Priestia filamentosa genome carries:
- the ftsX gene encoding permease-like cell division protein FtsX, translating into MKGRTLSRHFREGFRNIGRNGWMTFASVSAVTVTLLLVGVFLVVMLNLNHFAKSVENDVEINAYIERTATADNIKDLEKQLNNVPKVGTVEFSSKEEELRKLIDGLGEEGKVFEPFKQQNPLNAAYIIKPNSPKDVESVAKKVEKLDYIEKVEYGQEYVDKLFDVVSVARNIGIVLIVGLVFTAMFLISNTIKITIIARRSEIEIMRLVGATNSFIRWPFFLEGLFLGVLGSIIPIAIVVSTYALLFDSVQPDLAKTYKTFELLPVFPFTLQLSLLLVLIGACIGVWGSMISMRKFLKK
- the ftsE gene encoding cell division ATP-binding protein FtsE — protein: MIEMKDVYKTYPNGVKAIDGLTVKVNKGEFVYVVGPSGAGKSTFIKMMYREEKASSGYIMVNGQNVGELKNREVPVFRRNIGVVFQDFKLLPKLTAFENVAFALEVIEAEKDVIKQRVKEVLELVGIQGREDALPAELSGGEQQRLSIARAIINNPKVLIADEPTGNLDPETSWGIMDVLEKINKNGTTIVMATHNRDIVNTMKKRVIAVEDGKIIRDEVRGEYGYEG